In Saccharicrinis fermentans DSM 9555 = JCM 21142, a genomic segment contains:
- a CDS encoding sulfatase → MKLTKNKILNTIVIAILWAQTTTFKAQSNDNDHPNVIFISIDDLNDWAGKLNIHSQAITPNMDYLFNQGVLFTNAHCSQAVCTASRNSLLSGIHPTTSGWYSSTSAMRKTYDQVMGDHKMLPQYFKDNGYKTLAVGKVFHGGVSDYKNKTQDFWDITAPNYKVPKDLKDRGDGYGGTKFYPFPQKGSQIINHYGKEYSNGHSLCYGALEREDMPGGKMFDELITEWAVDQLQKEHQKPFFMAVGFVRPHVPYTAPKHFFDLYDLNKIKLPEIPENEFSDIPIMGKSIAFGTIKNGDHNAVVNLSNTYWKELIYGYLACISFVDNELGKIIQALENSKYANNTLIVLWSDHGQHLGEKRHWRKQALWEESTHVPLYFKLPGNQQQKANCNQVVSLLDIYPTLVDICGLPEAPKLEGNSILPLIKNPNLEWNKPVLSTWYYKNHAIRSQNWRYIQYRDGSEELYDHKIDPGEHTNLANDPKYKKVIEEHKKWLPTQNALPAGKTEWKGDKLDQRASQWIKNDSIPAWLR, encoded by the coding sequence ATGAAACTCACAAAAAATAAAATATTAAACACCATAGTTATTGCTATCTTATGGGCACAAACCACCACCTTCAAAGCCCAAAGTAATGACAATGATCACCCCAACGTAATCTTCATCTCCATTGACGATTTAAATGACTGGGCCGGCAAGCTAAATATACATTCCCAAGCCATTACACCCAATATGGATTACCTATTCAATCAAGGTGTCTTATTTACCAATGCCCATTGCTCTCAAGCAGTATGTACAGCCTCTCGTAATTCACTGCTAAGCGGAATACACCCCACCACTTCAGGTTGGTACAGTTCAACCAGTGCCATGCGCAAAACATACGATCAGGTGATGGGTGACCATAAAATGCTACCTCAATATTTTAAAGACAATGGTTACAAAACATTGGCTGTTGGAAAAGTTTTTCATGGTGGGGTATCTGATTACAAAAACAAAACACAGGATTTTTGGGACATTACTGCACCCAATTATAAAGTACCAAAGGACTTAAAAGATCGAGGTGATGGTTACGGGGGAACAAAATTCTACCCTTTCCCCCAAAAAGGCAGCCAGATCATTAACCATTACGGCAAAGAATATTCTAATGGTCACTCTTTATGCTATGGTGCCCTTGAGCGAGAAGATATGCCAGGAGGCAAAATGTTTGACGAACTAATTACGGAATGGGCAGTGGATCAACTACAAAAAGAGCATCAAAAACCATTTTTTATGGCGGTAGGCTTTGTTCGTCCTCACGTCCCCTATACAGCTCCAAAACATTTTTTTGATTTATACGATCTAAATAAAATAAAACTACCTGAAATACCAGAAAATGAATTTTCAGATATCCCTATCATGGGAAAATCAATAGCCTTTGGTACCATTAAAAACGGCGACCACAATGCTGTTGTTAACCTAAGTAACACTTATTGGAAAGAATTAATTTATGGCTATTTAGCATGTATATCATTCGTTGATAACGAATTAGGTAAAATAATCCAAGCCCTCGAAAATAGCAAATATGCCAACAATACACTTATTGTCTTATGGTCTGATCACGGACAGCACTTGGGAGAAAAGAGACATTGGCGCAAACAGGCCCTATGGGAAGAATCCACCCATGTACCCCTCTATTTCAAGCTTCCTGGAAACCAACAACAAAAAGCAAACTGTAATCAAGTGGTTAGTTTATTAGACATCTACCCTACTTTGGTCGACATATGCGGCCTGCCTGAAGCTCCCAAACTAGAGGGCAACAGCATTCTCCCCCTCATTAAGAATCCTAATTTAGAGTGGAATAAACCAGTACTAAGCACTTGGTATTATAAAAACCACGCTATCAGAAGTCAGAACTGGAGATATATCCAGTATCGTGATGGCAGCGAAGAGTTATATGATCACAAAATTGATCCGGGTGAACATACCAATCTAGCCAATGACCCAAAATATAAAAAGGTAATTGAAGAACACAAAAAATGGCTACCCACCCAAAATGCATTACCGGCAGGTAAAACTGAATGGAAAGGTGACAAACTGGATCAGCGCGCAAGCCAATGGATCAAAAACGATTCAATACCTGCATGGTTAAGATGA